A region from the Lepidochelys kempii isolate rLepKem1 chromosome 16, rLepKem1.hap2, whole genome shotgun sequence genome encodes:
- the IER5L gene encoding immediate early response gene 5-like protein → MLGGRRRMECALDAQSLISLSLRKIHSSRTQRGGIKLHKNLLVSYVLRNARQLYLSERYAELCRRQQHYQEGGILLGAPPGCAPAGGIPPEFSPLQLAAEPEDPEPGMQQPRSCGLAGAAGAALGRGGGGELLEVPVCAALLPGAPQEDEPLELQPSPPQQPQPAAPSVLRRDSPPGFYRGGGGNSGAPPGLLYPLPASCDFGSPAPPGSAVSAASGGAAAHCSSRTTVLDLDTHVVTTVENGYLHQDCCSQCPCCCQGAAGLGAPPPTPGAKRKYYPGQEEEEDGDPGGVVVVGGGGSPFSPCSKRARFEDFSPEQPPDSSNISNLISIFGSGFTGLVSRQQADCEQPLNGQLCGKQALASLGAWTRAIVAF, encoded by the coding sequence ATGCTGGGGGGCCGGAGGAGGATGGAGTGCGCCCTGGACGCCCAGAGCCTGATCAGCCTCTCCCTGCGCAAGATCCACAGCTCCCGCACCCAGCGCGGGGGCATCAAGCTCCACAAGAACCTGCTGGTCTCCTATGTGCTCCGCAACGCCCGGCAGCTCTACCTGAGCGAGCGCTACGCCGAGCTCTGCCGCCGCCAGCAGCACTACCAGGAGGGCGGCATCCTGCTCGGGGCGCCCCCGGGCTGCGCGCCCGCCGGGGGGATCCCGCCGGAGTTCAGCCCGCTCCAGCTGGCGGCCGAGCCCGAGGACCCGGAGCCGGGCATGCAGCAGCCGCGGAGCTGCGGGCTGGCCGGCGCGGCGGGGGCAGCCCTGGGGAGAGGCGGCGGCGGCGAGCTGCTGGAGGTGCCCGTGTGCGCTGCGCTCCTGCCCGGGGCGCCCCAGGAGGACGAGCCGCTGGAGCTGCAGCCCAGCCCGCCCCAGCAGCCGCAGCCGGCGGCCCCTTCGGTGCTTCGCAGAGACTCTCCCCCTGGCTTCTACCGGGGCGGCGGCGGCAACAGCGGCGCTCCTCCGGGGCTGCTCTACCCGCTGCCGGCCAGCTGTGACTTCGGCAGCCCGGCGCCTCCGGGCTCGGCCGTGAGCGCAGCGAGCGGCGGCGCCGCGGCGCACTGTAGCAGCCGCACCACGGTGCTGGACCTGGACACCCATGTGGTGACCACGGTGGAGAACGGCTACCTGCACCAGGACTGCTGCTCGCAGTGCCCGTGCTGCTGCCAGGGCGCCGCGGGACTCGGCGCCCCGCCGCCTACCCCGGGCGCCAAGCGCAAGTACTACCcggggcaggaggaagaggaggacggggacccgggaggggtggtggtggtggggggcggcggctcccccttctccccttgcAGCAAGCGAGCCCGCTTCGAGGACTTCAGCCCCGAGCAGCCCCCGGACTCTTCCAACATCTCCAACTTGATCTCCATCTTCGGCTCCGGCTTCACGGGGCTGGTGAGCCGGCAGCAGGCGGACTGTGAGCAGCCCCTCAACGGGCAGCTGTGCGGCAAGCAGGCGCTGGCCAGCCTGGGAGCCTGGACTCGAGCCATCGTGGCGTTTTAG